A part of Capsicum annuum cultivar UCD-10X-F1 chromosome 6, UCD10Xv1.1, whole genome shotgun sequence genomic DNA contains:
- the LOC107874434 gene encoding adenylate isopentenyltransferase 5, chloroplastic-like → MNTAINNITKLNKNKVVFILGATGTGKSRLSIDLATHFSAEIINSDKMQVYKGLDIVTNKITDSEKQGVTHYLLGEIDPHSDFTAEDFYDQAIFYIEKIISRGYVPIIVGGSNSYIENLVENPTFMFKSKYDSCFIWIDVDVSALEPFLHKRVDHMVQAGLVDEVREIFSPEADYSKGIRRSIGVPEMDKYFREENKFDACEESMKKMLLESAVKEIKVNTCNLVRRQHEKIKRFRNEKMWPLHYVDATNVFKENEKEGADDKWKHDVLKPCLDIVKEFLK, encoded by the exons ATGAATACAGCTATCAACAATATCACCAAGTTGAATAAGAACAAGGTAGTGTTTATATTGGGAGCTACTGGGACGGGAAAATCTCGTCTCTCTATTGACCTCGCAACCCATTTTTCAGCAGAAATCATCAACTCTGACAAAATGCAAGTTTATAAGGGACTTGACATTGTCACCAATAAGATAACAGACTCTGAAAAACAAGGTGTTACACACTATTTGCTGG GTGAAATCGATCCACATTCTGATTTCACAGCTGAAGATTTTTATGATCAAGCTATTTTCTACATAGAGAAAATTATAAGTCGTGGATATGTTCCAATCATCGTTGGAGGGTCAAATTCATACATTGAAAATCTTGTGGAAAATCCTACGTTTATGTTTAAATCTAAATATGATAGTTGTTTTATTTGGATTGACGTTGACGTATCTGCATTGGAACCTTTTCTTCACAAAAGGGTTGATCATATGGTCCAAGCAG GGCTAGTGGATGAGGTACGAGAAATATTTTCTCCCGAAGCAGATTACAGTAAAGGAATCCGACGATCCATTGGTGTCCCTGAGATGGACAAATACTTTAGAGAAGAAAATAAGTTTGATGCATGTGAAGAATCAATGAAGAAGATGCTTCTTGAATCTGCGGTCAAAGAAATTAAAGTTAATACTTGCAACTTAGTTCGTCGCCAACATGAGAAAATTAAACGATTCAGGAATGAGAAAATGTGGCCATTGCATTATGTTGATGCCACCAATGTTTTCaaggaaaatgaaaaagaaggcGCTGATGATAAATGGAAACATGACGTGCTGAAACCTTGCCTCGATATCGTGAAAGAGTTTCTCAAATAA